Below is a genomic region from Amphiura filiformis chromosome 19, Afil_fr2py, whole genome shotgun sequence.
CTCTCTACAGACTTAATCCATTTATAGAAGATGGAGTAATCAGAGTAGGTGGTCGACTGGCTAAGTCAGCTCTacctgaaaagacaaaatttccATCAATCATACCAAAGAAGTCCCACATTGCAAAGTTGATTTTACATGACGTTCATGAAGCAACTGGACATGGGGGCAGAAACCACATGTTGGCTCACCTGCATAAGAAGTACTGGATACCAAATGCTAATGCAGCAGCTAGAAAGGTTATCAACAGTTGCATCACCTGCAGAAAGAGGAATGCAAAAGTACAACAGCAGATGATGAGTGATCTTCCCAAAGACAGAGTCACTCCAGGAGAGCCACCATTTTCAAGAGTTGGAATGGACTATTTCGGTCCACTAGAAGTTAAACAAGGCCGTAGTCAAGTCAAGCGATATGGTGTAGTGTTCGTCTGCCTTGCATCCAAAGCCATACACATTGAAATGGCAGCGTCTTTGGATACCGATGCCTGCGTAAATGTCATCTGACGATTAGTGTCCAGAAGAGGCCAAGTGAAACAGATCCGCTCTGACAATGGCACCAATTTGATAGGGGCAGAAAGAGAGTTACGCCGAGAAATTGCCGCTTGGAATCAAGACAGAATCCATGACTACCTTCTGCAAAGAGAGATTGAGTGGACCTTTAATCCACCAGCAGGAAGTCACCATGGAGGCATCTGGGAGCGTCAAATCGAACAATCAGGAAAGTGATGTGCTCTGTTATAAAGGAACAAATACTAACAGATGACTCTCTTCATACATTACTGTGTGAGATAGAAGCCATAGTTAACAGCCGACCACTCACCAATGTTCCTGGAGAAGTATCTGATTTAGAGCCACTTACACCAAATCACCTTCTTCAACTAAAGAGTGACATGATCTTACCACCAGCCACTGCAGGAAAGCTGAGTCAGTATGCCAAGCGTCGGTGGAGGCAAGTCCAGTATCTGGCAGACCTGTTTTGGCGCAGATGGATCAAAGAATACCTTCCTCAGTTACAACAAAGACAAAAGTGGATTCACCCACAGCGAAATGCCAAGGTGGGAGATGTCGTCATGGTTGTAAATGAATCTACACCCAGAAACGTCTGGCCGCTAGGAAGGGTGATTGAAACTCTCCCAGCAAGTGATGGACTGGTTCGACGTGTGCGAGTGAAAACTAGGACAAGCATTCTCACCAGACCCATTGATAAACTGTGTTTGCTGTTGGAATCAGAAGTCCCAGATCAAGATATAGGAGTGAAGAAAGATTCTACTTCAGCTCATCCACCAGTACCAGCACTGGGTAACCCAAGTACCAAGCCTAAAACTACGTCCAGTGCTACCAACAATGAAACTGTATCAGTGTCAGGTACTCCAGAAGCAAGACCACGACGAACATTGAAACCAGTGAAACGCCTGGACTTGTAAAGAACTAAAGAATTAATAGTGTTATAACAACAAGTCACTGAAACCGTTATAACCAAAAGGTATCAGCTAAGctaaattgccacttagtctggaGGCTAAGCTACGGATCAGCTGATATATAAAATAAGACTAAACATCAGTTTACGTTAAATTGCCATGAAAGGCAAGCTGACACCTTGCTTTCACTTTGGAACAACTgatgcaaactgtcaaattcatcaTGAGATCTACCAGATGTGATGACGGATGAACCTATCTGTACTACAGATGTGAAGACTGGTGATTAAATCTCTACAGCGGCGTGTCTGCGTTTAGTGTGAAGTTGCCAGATTCAGTATACAACTCATCGTCAAGATCAAGAATGAACATGTTTGACACCTACATCACCAcatctgtgaatttgattttgtaaagaAGAATCCTATGCATGCAATTTGTACCGATGGAACCAGTGTgcatcattagcaagtttgttTAAAGTTTGGTACACCACAGGCCCATGGAGTTTTAATTTGCAAGATTCTACATCGTATTCTACTGCTTcaaatgtgtgcacaatttgtTGGTTGTGTACAGTGATCTACATGTAATCCATATTTGGGATACACATTTGAAAGTAATGTTCTCTGCGTGTATTTTGGAATCTCGATAATGCTCAAATTTGGTTTCTCTTGAAATTATTGCTCTGCTATTTATCAAAGGGTATGCATGATCGAGGTCTGAAATAATTTCACTCAAGTTTGTAATTGTGTATtcctatctacatgtactttgcaAGTAAATGCATCCTATCAGCATCTGGTGTTTTGACTATAACCTGGATTGACTGAATTTGCAAATTTGGGCcatggctgctatggttgtgcacaggcagtcatattatatcaagttgtgttttctcatggctgctatggttgtgcacaggcagtcatattatatcaagttgtaTTCTCATTTACAAGGTGTACCAAACAAGATATTCGCATGCAAGGAGTTATGTACTCTCATCTAAAGGACAGCAACAGACTGCATTTTTAGTTACAAACTAAACATTATTGTGTTCATGTTGATATGTTGTGATCATGTTGCACTTGAATAGTATCTCCCATGTGTTCAGTTGGCTTTTCCAATCTCACCAACATTTGCCtgttgtgtgggcttttgtttggttttgtttcaagtaaTTTTGGTTGGCATGGGCAGTTATCTCTTGAGTGCAGCATCATCTATCTTGTAAAATGAAGCTAAATAATTCTTTCATGTGAAGTTAAAATCACTTTGAAATGTCCAAAACtcagtttattttttcttttggatcaaatcacttgaaatttttgaaatgtttttttgttttgaatcataGCATTGATACAAGTTTTTTATCACACAAGTGAATCAGATAAAGGTTTTTGATTTCATAAACTTTATTCATGTTTCAAAATCAGTCAagtttgatgttttgaagtttaaggggtcacaaagGCACCTCTTGTAAAAGGTTCAGTTTTGTCAGTAAATGGCACACCAACACTATGTTTTAAGAAGTAATTGTTGCTGGTAGCAGACAATTAGGCGCCgaatgttgatgccatttaccaaaatcaaagtttgtttaagtgttgtgcatccttaatcattgcattcctatggcatgtttgtttatgtgatggcgcccttgaagtataagctaaacatagcctgcagcccatcaatcacatgtaaattggtgccgaatttggcactggaggctgtcatcttggttttgatgtattgtagtgtagaagctctcggtaaagacacaattaatctttacctaaaccaacataattagtatttgtga
It encodes:
- the LOC140140593 gene encoding uncharacterized protein, yielding MQEAERAVIVYVQTKEYPEEIKTLKELQLRNNDSQPEGDLRQVSKIKKASPLYRLNPFIEDGVIRVGGRLAKSALPEKTKFPSIIPKKSHIAKLILHDVHEATGHGGRNHMLAHLHKKYWIPNANAAARKVINSCITCRKRNAKVQQQMMSDLPKDRVTPGEPPFSRVGMDYFGPLEVKQGRSQVKRYGVVFVCLASKAIHIEMAASLDTDACVNVI